The genomic segment CTGCATCTTGAGATAAGTCGATTTTAGCTTCTCTGAGTTCTCTCAGTCCTATAGTATCCACCTCGACTTCTTGGCCGGCTGTCAACCTGGGGTTTGCCACCACTGTTCCAACTTCCTTGCTATTTGTTTTGTGGATGATAGCGTCGGGCAGGGCTGCATCCCTTTCCTTCTGATTATCAAAGCTGGAACCAAGCCACCTGCTGCTGAGCTGCTGGGTTTCCTTGTCTTCTGAGAGTCTAGTCAGATTCGAGAAAGGCCTGGTGGGACTGAGGTACTGTGAAATAGCCTGGACACACTTCTCCACCACCTGGCTCATCTGGAGTACACTGGCTGCAGTCAAGTAGCTCACCAGTTCTCTCTGAGGGACCTGCATACCAGAAATGGATGAAGCAATAATGAATATTAAAGAAACAGCACCAACCGTAAGAAAAAGGGGACTTATTATACTTCTTTCTGAGCTCCTGAGACCGTGAGTCATGCAGAGCTACTATAATAGAatgcaagaataaaaatatagatCGGAAAATTTGTACAATAGGTTCCCCCTTAAAATAATATTCCTCTTGTTCACTTTAAATATGAATCCTATTATAAAACTATATCCAGAACCTTTCAGTATAGTACAGAAATGAGTGATTATAcagtaaaacaaacaccgcAGCTCAAAAGATTTTTGATATATGGCCATATATCAGCTCTGTGATTACAGAAACACTAGATCTTGCACCTCTAGGAACCCTGTGTAGCAGGACAGGAGTAGTGTCTTGGCAACCTTCACGTTGGAAACAACAGCCAGACTCAGCTCTGATCGGCCTTTGTGAAGCAGGAACTGATCACGCAGGAAGTCTGAGGATGCTGCAAGCACCACTCTGTGACCTTGGAACTGGAGAGGATGGACAGTAGAGTCCTGTGGCCTGCCCAAGATGAGCGTGATGTCACAAAAGCGATGTTCTTCCCTAAGATCATTCATTTTGCTGAGGATGGAGTCCCCGTGGTTGGGCAAACTAAACTGCAGAGTCTCAGAGCAGCCTGGCATGATGGTCTGCCTATAGAAAGAGCATAGTTCTGTTATCATATGGATGCAAGTGTGAGCTGCATAGATTACCTttaatttttcatgtttataAGAAGGCTTCAAAATGTGGATAACAaccatgttttcattttcatttttcaaatagGTTTTGGGCCCTGTGTAGGAGTGAGTATACTGCACGTGTGAAATTTAAACACTGTAAAAGTTTTGGCATTGTTGGAGATAGCATAACATTAGCCCTAAATAACATGATTTACTGGCAAATTCAAACGTGTCATAATCAGTCAAATCAATATCTAGCGATCCAGCCCCACCTTTTACTGCAGCCTCATGCCGTGGTAACGGTTCCTGGGTGAGGAAGGATGCTTTGCTTGGACGGGAACCCCAAATAACTTTGAGGAAACACTGGCCTCTCTATTCACCTGATCTCCTTACGGGTTCTGGCGTTCCTGAGGTTTAATTAATGCTCTGCAGATGCGGAAGGATTTATTTCGGTGGAGAAACGGGGATCCTGACTTCCAGTGGCTCTTTGCTGAGGAGGCTCGtggcagcagtgtgtgtgtgggtgactGTGTGCGTATCCACGTTATGCAAGAGGGCATGAGGTAATTAACCCCttcagtgcttttaattcagcctgtatatatatatacatatatatatatgtgtgtatatatatatatgtgtgtgtgtgtgtgtgtgtgtgtgtgtgtgtgtgtgtgtgtgtatatctatatatatagatatatacatgaagAATTTGTTGTTCTGCAATGATgctcaaaacaaaacacactttgTTCATGTCCTCCTCGGCTTCTCAGTGTGCATACCTATAGGTAAAAGCTTTACATGTTTGGGACCTTGAAATTAAACACATTTggtttacttaaaaaaacaaaaacaaaacagtttaaatGGGTTGTGTTGGTATTCACTGTCCCACCACTTGCAGCCTTGAAGCAAAGTGAACAGATGGACTCAATTTCATGTGGCAAATTTTAATGTGCTGCAGACTTATCatgcttttcccttttttctgtaatattttctcAGTTTGGTCACCTCAAACGTAGAGCTCTGGCCTTGTGCACGGAAGCCCCTCCCACCTTCTGCACTTCAAAGAACTATTCTTTGCCCTCGAAAAACATGAAGCAATGATTTAGAGTAAACTGCAACTGAAATACACACTATCAAGGGTTTATGTATTTCAATAATCAATCATAAAGGGAAATATGGTTGGTATAAACTGAATGCATTCTAATCACGTTTTAATCAATTTCATTTGATCAAATTCcattaaattttacattttaaattgtacttATGTTACAAAATTACATGGAAAATtaacatgtaattaatttacgtcagattttaaaaaacttttttttggtgTATTCAAACCTTCTTTTTGCCCGGGTTAGGCAATTAGAAGAAAATCTGTCTTAAAGTAAAAGGTGCTAAAACACCTTGTTTCAAACAGTGTAAGATAAACTTTGAGCAGAGATTAACCTGAGAATTAGCACAATAGAAACCCTTTAAGGCAGAAAACTTCACTTATATAAATGAAGAGCTTTTACAGTCATAGTACATAAACATGTTCTATCATGTTATCTATTTGAATGATGCACAAGTTTGAAGAACAAATATGAAGATTGTCTTGTTTGTCTTGCTTGTTTTGCAAGTTTATTTTGAACATATTCTTCTATTTTTAGCGCAGAATGTATctctatatatcttgaaaaATATAGATAAATTGTGTGGTCAGCTGTGAAATGCATTTGGCTTCTTTTAATAATGTGTGGACAGAGTTTTGCATTCCAGTGGTCATATGGTGCAAATAGATTGAAGTTGTTGATCTATGCGAACCACCTCAAGGCGTGGCTTTGGGGCTGCACACAAAATGTGTATTTATTGAATTAACTCAAAGAAAAACCATGTGAGGATCATCAGTGGCCGGGTCAGGTCTAAAGAGCTAATAAATCTGAATCTGGTTGCTACACTATTCCATTTTGTGCCAGAGGATAatatttttgtacttttaaagTGTTCCAAAGgagatgagaaaaagaaaggatTTAATCCAAAACAGAATCTTGGAGAGAGATCTCTCTGTTTTTGGTAACAGAATGTCTTTGTAATATCAACCATTCATCACAGAACATTTTGTTCAATCAGGTAGAATTTGAATTTTACATATACATGTGTTTCCCTGTTGCAAATGGACCAAAAAGTGGGACGCAACAAGGTTATTGCTTTCTGTTTGACCAAATCTTGCTAAAATTCCTGTCGCCTGTGGTTTTTAGGTCACCACTCATCCTGTGGTTATTTCAGTCAACATTGTGGTGCAGAGGAAATATTTCCTTGCACGTTTATTTATGTAACCATTTTGATTTAGACATAGACATagactttatttaatctcaCACTGCTGTTACAGCAGCACAAGTGACAGGAAGAAAAGGTGAATTAGACATGGATTAGAAAACAATGTGTCATTTAGCTAAAAAAATAATGTGACTATTTGAACTTTTGTAGCTGAAGTCTCTCTCTTATATCACTGTCCCCAGTATACTGGATAAAATTTAGCAAAATTTGCAGTGCTGGGGACGGTAATCAGCAATCTAAtaaagcagtggttctcaaactgtggtatgtGTACCGCTGGTGGTACATGGGCTCCCTCTAATGGTACgccagggctctagagtgcgaccaatttggtcgcaaatgcgaccaaatttttcagtggtgcgactaaaaaaaaatatttggttgcaccggtgcgaccaaatattttcgggtaacaaaaaaaaaaaaaatctctgcaactctccgtgtggtcaacaacagacacacattatgcccctatcgtggactaaaccaatcagagatagtcagggcgggacctctctgattggccgtggtccagttgaaagtgtaggtggaagagagaggtgagtagcttgaataaagcgatatcaattcattaacggattccacacaaagacgtaaacacagagcgacccgacgcatcagaatcagctttgtctatctcggctttctcacccgacggcccgaacacggagatgctgtcggagcttagcgattctgatgcgtcgggtccgcgctgtgtttacgtcttttttgcgctgattctgagctgcaggttttgtctctccaaccaaaattcgccaagccagcagcaaaagaagcagcaaactacgcttcacatttgatcaatgtcgtcatgaattccctctgacttttgctgttttgcttccaccacgataaaaatcacacttcatgcacagctctctctctctctctctctctctctctctctgtacttcaagaacagtttcccgtctcacatctctgttttctgcattattcattcgcttattacccaccagtctaccgttgtttacagcgctgttggccactgtctttttcttttctttttctttttttcacttaaatgacctcggacaagaaagcctaatttctgctgttcaatactgaagaaatttaaacttcttaaaattatgcaaaattgcagaatattgcagaatatttttaaggttatctgctataaaacgccagaccaggaaaatctccttcatgtttttctgtgttttattctcagttactttcacacaaaggcatctgctgtgatgttcacaattctgatgaagtctcatgtgtatcagtactgataaatgatcagaattataatatttctgactgtctgaggctaaattgaatcgaatcaggactttgagaacctgaatcgaatggattatagaaatcagtgatgatacccagccctagtgagcagcctaggcccaacagaagtggatgtagctgtgggtaataagaaaagatgaaaagaactattgataacttctttgttaagttaaggactgatccgtctgaaattcatagccagctctgacacggtgccatcaatttttgaatgctgaaaaaacagcagtgtatccagaaaacacattatatgctgcaataaatgcactgcccaagtgtcccctctccccactgcctttcagcagcaggcagcagcaaacaggtcatcagaggagccaagatgatgattaagtttaacattttctacaatattgacaaagcaatttaagcacaagtttgttagttaataatttagaaatgaatattgtctgtatggactcacccccccaaagaaagtgcacatgtaaaactgcggtgttaagcgatgcggctgaaaaatttgagtgcgcctaacttttgtgccggtgtgcctaactttttaaagttaggcgcacttccgacataaataaagacaggaaactaaacagcagtgacgtttgtagggttactgaaattgggctagctggtatataatgatgtgctgcgTGGTGGCTAGCAACacagtcattaatatactgctgcattgGCTTAGCTGTAGTTACatcataaggttttaaaaactgagctttaaaataaacagtggTAATGAAAAccgagaggccgacagtgatcactgactgttttagggtcttgttcagattaaatagaagaagatacaaagcattaaaacatgttaaaaacacaacatccttaataaacgcagagtagtttggacccagaagcagGTTTCATAAGTCATCATTTAAAGACCGGATATCCCatctgctgtgaatgttttaatgcagtacagaTGTTATTTTTATCATCACTTGTTacatcctgtttatgacagttaaaataaataacattcatataagaaataacATTGTCTCATGTAAACTGTatatggtgttaaataggcctatactACTGTACTCTAATGTCGGTCATAAAGGTGGTACTTtaagagccatatattttatgaggtggtactcattgtgaaaagtttgagaaccactgtaATAAAGCATTAAGACCATGCATCATTTGGTAAGCTGTAGACTGCATGGTAacccccccctccaaaaaaaaccCTGGTGCTTTTACTCAAAGCGCTTTGCCATGTCCTTAATTTCCACCCATTTTATCAATTAACTGAGTCCCAAATTATACAGAAAGTAATATCAGAAAAACAGAGTTAAAGTATTGAAATTGTCAGGGTCTACAGAGGATGGTTTGAACATGGGAAAATGTCCAGGGCAAAAATGCAACAGTATCTCAAATAACAATTCGTTTCAACCAAGGTATGCATAggacagtggttcccaaactttttttgccaggccccccttttttacaagaaaaatgttcgcgcccccctcgcacaaacacatcctccaaacacacacacccatattttgtttacaaactccattgcggtttatttcacacctcaaacatttagtaaacaattaagcaaatacaagtaaacggcaataaattacaggtagtaataaaatatactactaagtCTTTTATGCTACGTctacacctacacgggtatttttgaaaacgtagctgtttctatgcgtttggccCTATCGTTCACAcataaacggcgttgcgattcaccgaaaacggagattatttaaaactccttttctgcgtttacgtgtggacgaggattacagagttcgtcacgcaacgtcaaaggtatgtgcctcttttcacgtcacgctgtgcgccacattattgtttacatgagatgaattgcagaatagcagatagagacaaaatactgttaatctgactatcttcaggttttacacgcttacatatacacacgcagttactgtccctccatttagaaaggcagaggcgtcatggtgtgattattttacgtgtagttgtttttttttcctgtgtaataatattcaacattgctatcaatacatttttcaaaaaatgcctctctgtgcaaaatgggtttaaacacataaacagctgtgggatactgtttgtccgtgatttgaacagggggaacaaattacggcaggatcagtctaatattatttgtatcccgctgtaactttactgcataaagagctaacatgtccaaaatgtcaggagtagttagttattacaacaagtgtttgtgaactaaaaatcaagaatgtgggataccgtttgtccgtgatttggagagcccagcgctgctcccaatgcagggaaactaattttgcaggggagacctactttggcacttgtgcaggtgaagccaaagggaagatatgcttcaccatattttcctgtctttggcttggaaggaagttggtttggaaacatatttggcgatgcttcatctcctgctttgcgtttgtgtgggagccccgtcaaaaacctgtccacagcgtccaagcgctcttttttttttttttcttttcataccgcgcccccctgcaatggctcggcgggccccacactttgggaacctctggcaTAGGACATGTTGAACACACAACACAGTGAACCTTGAAGGAGATGGGCTTCAACAGCAGAAGGCTACACTGGATGCCATCCACAAACAGACTTTCTGCTTCGATATTCAAATGGCAGGGTGAGAAtgtggcataaacaacatgaagacAATGATTCTCCCTGCCTTTTATGCATGGTTCAGGGTGCTgctacactcaaaaaaatgaaacgttgactttaattaaaattattttgtcaaCAGGTTCCACGAAATTGCATTGTGTtagtttaaagcaaaaatctttagttcatctaattttaaaaaactacttAAGATTAACAAGAGATATTTAAGACTACCTAAATCAAATTATGTTGTATGAACATAAATGATATATTTACAGGTCAGATAGTTTAGATTAGTTACTTCAACACATTTCTTATTTGTGgcagtaaaatgttaaatttaagttagattaattcaaatattatattttcagcCACCTTGTGCTTTACTAATTAGTTTTACATAAATCTATTTTGTCAACAGGTTCCACACAAATGAATTAAGTACATCcaacttattttttaaaatttcttttattGCCAACACATTCAGTGAGCATTTGTGTAAACCCAGTCCAAAATAAAACACGACAGGTCATTAGGGTTAGTAACTAACAGTATGTAGACAGATGCAACATCAagactttaaattaaatgtctgtATCTGCcagaaatagaagaaaaaaaacattgaagacCACATAACATGTTGATAAGAGGACACTTGAGTTATGCACATGTGATGCTAGTAAGGTCTgtggagtgttttttcttttagtgtctAAAATGGATAGCAAAGTTGCTATTTGCAATGATTGCTTAGGGTCAGTCCAGTAACACAACGCCAATGAAGTGCTTTCCTTTAACAATGCAAAGTGAAGTGTCCACCTCAACAgccacaattttaaaaaattaatgttgtaataacaataataataataataataataaatagtcCACTGATATTAGCAATCAAAGAAAATTATATCACCATCCcaaataaaacttaaataaaGCATGCCAGCATTATGATCTAACAATAAAACAGCTTGTCAGCGTTCAGTTTTTTTGCAACAGCACAGCAGTAACCATTTAACACTTGCCACCCTCAACGTTTATTTTACCAGTGTTTGGGCAAAAACCTTGGGttgtaaacattttaacatggaaacAATTGTTCGTCTTTAAAAGCCCGCAAAATATACATTCATCCTGCATTCCTAACTTACCCTTATTCTTAGCATGTATTGCAATTACCTTTACAATGCACACAATGTAACACAAACAGAATATGAACATATTTCCACCTCATAACAATATGCTAATATACACACCACCCTTCAACATTTCTGGTGCAGTATCATCTCTCAATTAAATCCTTTAAATCTCAATACTTTTGATTGTCTCTTACTAGCCCCCCCTTCCCCCACAAGAGTAAAATCTCTCAAATTGTAGTAGTttacaaacttttcaaaatttttcttaaatgtaattttcccTTTATCTGTCATTTTCAACAAATTACCATTTTATTCCCATTCAGCCTCTGAAAAACTTCTGTCCATCTGACAGAACATTCATCATCCAAATTAAGGGTTGGCATATTCATTCAGTTTATTCTTGAGTATCTGTACCTTGGTCAAGAGTCTGCTGACATACAGATGAAGGAAGAGCTTCTGAAGTACTTCAAAGAAAGCTTTCAGTCTCGAGGTTAACTGCGATTCAGTGCATATATCCCATCCATTAAGAGTGCACATGCAGAGGCCATGTTTTCCAGG from the Oreochromis niloticus isolate F11D_XX linkage group LG7, O_niloticus_UMD_NMBU, whole genome shotgun sequence genome contains:
- the LOC102075751 gene encoding zinc finger and BTB domain-containing protein 26-like; protein product: MPGCSETLQFSLPNHGDSILSKMNDLREEHRFCDITLILGRPQDSTVHPLQFQGHRVVLAASSDFLRDQFLLHKGRSELSLAVVSNVKVAKTLLLSCYTGFLEVPQRELVSYLTAASVLQMSQVVEKCVQAISQYLSPTRPFSNLTRLSEDKETQQLSSRWLGSSFDNQKERDAALPDAIIHKTNSKEVGTVVANPRLTAGQEVEVDTIGLRELREAKIDLSQDAECCLDMMKSGKGGDALPCYTSNPLSHVPHTAGNPHPSAVLHDLISSTATMISSAADTELVNSSKNQHEQDVKDSPEEEKKYMPQANQLQQSGKLRTSSRFCHPKTPLSKIHFAADNSDTVVFQKPYLCRKCDKVFQHFESYVGHLKEHRQYFCLICGKVFSQKNNLTHIGIHTGFKPFRCPLCHMTFTQKAMLQHHFNLHTWEKAP